The Tenuifilum thalassicum genome includes the window AGGATTGGTAAGCGAAGAAGAATACAACCTTTTAGAAAAAGACTCTCTTGAGCTATTTGAACGCGGAACCCAAATGGCTGAAAAAATGGGCCTTATACTTGTTGACACAAAATACGAGTTTGGCAAAAAAGATGGCAAGATTTACCTGATTGATGAAATTCACACACCCGATTCATCACGCTACTTTTACAAAGATGGCTATCAGGAGCGTTTTGAAAAAGGAGAAGATCAGCGTCAGCTTTCAAAAGAATTTGTTCGCGAATGGCTTATGGCAAATGGCTTTCAAGGTAAAGAAGGACAAAAAGTTCCCGAAATGACCCCAGAATTTGTTGAAGAGGTTTCGGAACGCTACATTGAACTTTTTGAAAAAATTACTGGCGATAAATTCCAAAGATCTAGCAACGACAACATACTTGAAAGAATTGAGAGTAACGTTGTTAACTTTTTAAAAACCATATAACTCCAACAAAAAAAAGAGGCTATCGTTTCCGATAGCCTCTTTTCATTTGCCACTCTTTATAAAGTTGGGCCAGCAGCAACTAGTCGCTGTCCCCATTCGTTATCGGTAAAGTTATTGAAATTATCAATAAACTTTTGAGCCAAATCTCTTGCAGCGGCATCCCACTCTTCGGGCACTTCCCAAAGATTACGAGGATTAAGCAGTTTTGAATCCACCCCATGTAATGATTTTGGAATTTGGAGATTAAAAATTGGCAGGATCTCAAAATCCTCATTCTCAATGCTTCCATCAAGAATCGCATTAATTATGGCTCGAGTTGATTTTAGGTCTATTCGCTTCCCCACTCCATATGCACCACCGATCCATCCAGTATTAACTAAATACGCTTTAGAACCATGCTCTTGCATCTTTTTAACCAGCTCACGAGCATAAACTGTAGGATGCAGCATCAAGAATGCTTGTCCAAAACAGCTGCTAAAAGTTGGTTGGGGTTCTAATATTCCCCTTTCTGTACCTGCAAGTTTAGCAGTAAATCCGCTCAGGAAGTGATACTGTGTTTGATTTGGGGTAAGCCTTGCCACTGGAGGCAATACACCAAAAGCATCAGCAGTTAGGAAAATAACATTCTTGGCATGGCCCGCACGCGAAACAGGCTTAACAATGTTTTTAATGTGATAAATAGGATATGAAACTCTCGTATTTTCTGTTTTACGCTTAGAATGGAAATCAATGTTACCCTCCTCATCAACATCTAGATTCTCTAACAGCGCATCCCTCTTGATAGCTGCAAAAATATCTGGTTCCTTTTCAGGGTCAAGGTCGATGCATTTTGCATAGCAACCGCCTTCAAAGTTGAAAACGCCCGAATCGTCCCAACCATGCTCATCGTCGCCAATAAGTGCACGATTAGGGTCGGCTGAGAGGGTTGTTTTACCAGTACCAGAAAGACCAAAAAAAACAGCCACATCGCCATCTTTCCCCACGTTGGCACTACAGTGCATAGTTGCAATACCCTTTAAAGGTAGATAAAAATTCATAACAGAAAAGATACCCTTTTTCATTTCACCCCCATACCAAGTGCCACCAATTAACGCCATCCGCTCAGTAAGGTGAAATGCAACAAATACCTCACTGTTAAGATTTTGCTCCTTCCAGTAGGGGTTGGTTGCTTTTGAAGCTACAAGAACAACAAAATCGGGTTCAAAATCTTTAAGTTCATCCTCGGTTGGGCGAATAAACATGTTTTTAACAAAATGAGCCTGCCAGGCAACCTCCATAACAAACCTAACCCTTAACCTTGAATCCTCATTTGCACCAGCAAAAGCATCAACAACATATAGCTTTTTCCCATTAAGCTGTTCAACGCTAACTTCCTTAAGTTTATTCCAAACTTCCTGCGAAATAGGTTTATTGTCGGACCCCTTCTTTCCAAGTTCTGCCCACCAAACATCTTTTTCCGTTGCAGGTTCTTTAACAACATACTTATCTTTTGGGGAACGGCCAGTAAAAATGCCAGTATCAACATTTACGGCACCTAATTTGGTGACAACTCCTCGCTCGAACCCTTCTAGGCTTGGGTCTGTTTCATGCTCATAGAGCAAATCGTACGATGGGTTATAATACAACTTCTTAACAGAATTGATTCCATATTTCGACAAATCGACCATTTTGATAATTTTAAGAACTACAACAAGTTGATATTTTATAGCAAATTTAAACGTTTTACTTAATACAATTCAAACAAATCGCGAATTTTATTTCACTTTATTACCAAAAACAAAAGCTCGAGTTACAAATAGCAACTCAAACCATTGCAAATATAACAAACTTTATCAATCAATATATACATATATATTGATATTTTCAACAAATACAAAAAGATTGACATTCATCAATGAACAACAGTCACAAACAAGACCTAAGGGCTTGAAAATAAAAAAAAACAGAAATTACTAATCAATATGCTTGCAGTTCTTATCGGTAATAAATGGCTCAATGTGAATAGTTGCATCAATTCCTAACTCATTGAGAATCACACTTTCAATATTTGATACAATGCGATGAGCTTGTTCAATAGACATTTCGTTTGGCAAACGAACATGAAATGTTAGCTCATGGTGCATCACATAGTTATGAATATGGAAATGATGTGGTGCCATACCATCAATTCCCAAACGATTTACAATTTTTTTCACAGACTCAATTGTAGCAGGATCAGGCCTTTCACCCAGAATAACCGAAGCACTATCGGCAATAATTTTAAACCCAGAATACAATATTAACAGCGCAACTGCAATACTTAAAGCACCATCTATCCACCAGAAATACTTGCCTACAAAAATCCCTACCAGCACTATAACTGAGGAAAACGCATCGCTCCTATGATGCCAACCATCGGCAATCACTGAATTAGACTTAGTTTTACGCCCCACAAAAAAAGCATACTGGGCCAAAGCCTCTTTTGTAAGTATAGAGATTATTGTAACAGCTAATGCAATAGTCCCATAGTTTGAGCCTTCGTGCGAGTGCAGCTTATCGTATCCCTCCAATGCAAAGAAAAACGCGACAAAGCCAAGAATCGAACCAATAAGAATTGATGTGATCAATTCGGAACGTCCATGTCCAAAAGGATGACCTTTATCGGCAGGTTTACGGGTATACCTATTTCCAATAAGTAGTATAACTGAACTAATTGAATCGGAAAGAGTGTGCCACGCATCAGCAATTAACGCCAAGGAACCAGATACTATCCCAGCCCAATACTTCAAAAAGAAAAGAATAAGGTTAGCTAAAATAGCCACCCAACCCTCACTATTAATCAATTTTGAAGCCTTCCTTTCAAACTCAACACCCATGAATAACAAGTTACTTTGTTCCTAAAATGCTATAGGATAAGGTGAAATCTGGGTTATACCTAATAAAATAGAGCCCATCATTGAGCATATACCCTTTGTCCACCAAATTAAACTTAAACTCTGACTGTAGAAGTTGCATAGGGAATGTGGACAAGCAGTTTGAAAAGTCTGGACCAAACTCCTTCAATGCGCTAATAAAATAGTACCCAACGTCGAAACCCAAGTATGAAAATTGCGATGGTTCATCCCTGTATGTCTCTCTATACTTAGCAATAAAGTTTTTCACATCGGCTCTTGAGTAATCAACATAAAACGGAGAGAAAATACACGTGTTAAGAGCGAAAAGATAATCGGAAGGTACGTTCTTTAGTCTACGCCAGCGGGATGGACCATAAACCTCAGTGGTTAACCCATAGTACGATTTCACTGCATACAAACTACCAAGAATATCTGTTACAAAAGGTTCATCTTCCGAAGGAACAATAACAACATTTACGCTATCTTTATTAAGAACCTTGAGCAAACTGCTTTGTAAATCAAAAGAGTTAAGGCTCGATGTTTTGTGGAAAAACTTTTGAATTGTAACGCCATATTCATTTGCCTTTTCCATCAACAAGGAGTCAAACTCAGACATTTCTGGATAAATCAATGAAGATGAATCTAAAACTACAACATAGTTTTTTGATGTATCGGGTTCAAAATTGGCAGCAAATACCCTTAACTGGTCATAAAAGTTTTGGTTTACTGAAATCACATTTTGGCTTTTATCCAAACGAGCTATTTTGCTATATATTGGAGAAACAAAATTCACTTTTTCATCAGTTGCATACTTGGCTACAGGTTTTATCTCCTCGTACAAAAAGGGTCCTATTATAAGTTCATTTTTACGGAATGATTCATCGCTTAAAATCTCATTAACATGCACTGCCGAACGTTTTGTATCGTAGGCATTTAAAGATACAGAAACACCTAAGCGTTTTAAAGTATCGAGAGCCAGTAAGAATCCTTCATAAAACTCTAAAGACACCTCAGAAATTTGACTTATCTTCTTTATCTCAGCCTTAGGGGTCTCTTCCTCTAAACCCTCGTTTTCGCCATCTGCACTATCTTTTTTTTGCTGGGTAAAAGGAAGCAAAAGGGCCACATTAAACATTCTCCCATCATAATCAAATGTATCTTGGCAAACACCCTTTTGAGAAAGCATCTGCGTTAAGGTGTCCTGTTTTACAGTATCTTGCTGCTCAACAACACTTTTCTTAATCGGAATTCGAAGGACGGTACCTAATTTTAATCCACCTTTTACCAGGTCCGAATTATAAAACTCTATTTCCTTTGGTGAAACCCCATACTGGCGGGAAATTGCGAATAAACCCTCGCGCGGCTGAACCTCATGCATAATAAAATCAATGGTATCAACCGCAGCCTGGTTCTGAATTGCACTAATATGCTTCTTAGGAATTCTTAATGTTTGACTTGTTTTAAGTCCATCTTTAGCCTCTGGATTTAAGTTTAGGATCTCATCAATTGTAACATTGTACATTCTCGAAATACCAAACAAGGTTTCTTTACGCTTTACGATATGGTAGATAAAGTTCTCGTCTGAATCTATCTTTTTAACTCTTACAGGAATTTTCAGAGCCTGCCCCACTTTTAAACCAGCATAAATATCTGGATTATTTACAGCAATATCGGATTGACTAACACCATAGGCTTTGCTTATTGAATAAAGTGTTTCGCCTTTTTTAACAATATGTACGTAATAGCTTTTACCATCTACCCTAACCTTATTGCGCGAAACTTCGACCTGAACATTTTGAGAATAAAGTGTGGTGGATAAGATTGTTATGGCTAAAAAAGAAAAAAGTATTTTTCTTAACATCTTAAAATGTTTTAGTTTCAAAAGCGACAAAAATAATTAGATTACAAAATTAATCATAAATATAAGTAATCAAATACAATTCCAAAGTCAATCTAAATAGGAAAATCAAACACAAAGTCAAAACGGCTTCGAGTACTAGTTATTGCATTTTTATGCATGCATTATCATTTTTTTATTTGCTAATTTTGCTCAATTGTAGTTGATTTTTCTTAAAATTGCAGTAAAATAGGATAAATGGATTCAACAGACAACCAACTTTTTTTTGCCATAGCCCTATATCAACACAGAGAATTAGGACTTACTGCTGGAGC containing:
- a CDS encoding cation diffusion facilitator family transporter → MGVEFERKASKLINSEGWVAILANLILFFLKYWAGIVSGSLALIADAWHTLSDSISSVILLIGNRYTRKPADKGHPFGHGRSELITSILIGSILGFVAFFFALEGYDKLHSHEGSNYGTIALAVTIISILTKEALAQYAFFVGRKTKSNSVIADGWHHRSDAFSSVIVLVGIFVGKYFWWIDGALSIAVALLILYSGFKIIADSASVILGERPDPATIESVKKIVNRLGIDGMAPHHFHIHNYVMHHELTFHVRLPNEMSIEQAHRIVSNIESVILNELGIDATIHIEPFITDKNCKHID
- a CDS encoding LysM peptidoglycan-binding domain-containing protein; its protein translation is MLRKILFSFLAITILSTTLYSQNVQVEVSRNKVRVDGKSYYVHIVKKGETLYSISKAYGVSQSDIAVNNPDIYAGLKVGQALKIPVRVKKIDSDENFIYHIVKRKETLFGISRMYNVTIDEILNLNPEAKDGLKTSQTLRIPKKHISAIQNQAAVDTIDFIMHEVQPREGLFAISRQYGVSPKEIEFYNSDLVKGGLKLGTVLRIPIKKSVVEQQDTVKQDTLTQMLSQKGVCQDTFDYDGRMFNVALLLPFTQQKKDSADGENEGLEEETPKAEIKKISQISEVSLEFYEGFLLALDTLKRLGVSVSLNAYDTKRSAVHVNEILSDESFRKNELIIGPFLYEEIKPVAKYATDEKVNFVSPIYSKIARLDKSQNVISVNQNFYDQLRVFAANFEPDTSKNYVVVLDSSSLIYPEMSEFDSLLMEKANEYGVTIQKFFHKTSSLNSFDLQSSLLKVLNKDSVNVVIVPSEDEPFVTDILGSLYAVKSYYGLTTEVYGPSRWRRLKNVPSDYLFALNTCIFSPFYVDYSRADVKNFIAKYRETYRDEPSQFSYLGFDVGYYFISALKEFGPDFSNCLSTFPMQLLQSEFKFNLVDKGYMLNDGLYFIRYNPDFTLSYSILGTK
- the pckA gene encoding phosphoenolpyruvate carboxykinase (ATP); protein product: MKMVDLSKYGINSVKKLYYNPSYDLLYEHETDPSLEGFERGVVTKLGAVNVDTGIFTGRSPKDKYVVKEPATEKDVWWAELGKKGSDNKPISQEVWNKLKEVSVEQLNGKKLYVVDAFAGANEDSRLRVRFVMEVAWQAHFVKNMFIRPTEDELKDFEPDFVVLVASKATNPYWKEQNLNSEVFVAFHLTERMALIGGTWYGGEMKKGIFSVMNFYLPLKGIATMHCSANVGKDGDVAVFFGLSGTGKTTLSADPNRALIGDDEHGWDDSGVFNFEGGCYAKCIDLDPEKEPDIFAAIKRDALLENLDVDEEGNIDFHSKRKTENTRVSYPIYHIKNIVKPVSRAGHAKNVIFLTADAFGVLPPVARLTPNQTQYHFLSGFTAKLAGTERGILEPQPTFSSCFGQAFLMLHPTVYARELVKKMQEHGSKAYLVNTGWIGGAYGVGKRIDLKSTRAIINAILDGSIENEDFEILPIFNLQIPKSLHGVDSKLLNPRNLWEVPEEWDAAARDLAQKFIDNFNNFTDNEWGQRLVAAGPTL